From the Flavimarina sp. Hel_I_48 genome, one window contains:
- a CDS encoding phosphatidylinositol-specific phospholipase C1-like protein, with protein sequence MKIISTVALFLTTFLLFLNLLHNKNDQEMKLNEIQVIGSHNSYKIAIEEPLFNYLLEKNEALEALQYDHIPLSAQLNLGLRGLELDVYHDPEGGHYTNPKGLSIVKAAGKEPIPYDVEKKLEAPGLKMFHVQDVDFRSHQLVFKDALKELKKWSQEHEGHTPVIITINAKDAEVPLTRKPLPFTAEALLTIDEEIREVFEQKSLITPDLITGDFENLEQAVLTKGWPSLKELKNRFLFVLDEGDEKTDAYLSNFSNLHGAVLFVDKEEGNPNAGFKILNDPIKDFNKIEKLVKLGYMVRTRADADTKEARNNDYTRFEKAKASGAQVITTDYYLPSQYFDSDFKIIFDNGGYEKSIQD encoded by the coding sequence ATGAAAATCATATCCACTGTTGCTCTTTTCCTGACAACCTTTCTGTTGTTTCTTAATCTCCTGCACAATAAAAATGATCAGGAAATGAAATTGAACGAAATCCAGGTCATTGGCAGTCACAACAGTTATAAAATAGCGATAGAAGAACCTCTTTTCAATTATTTATTGGAAAAAAATGAAGCTCTCGAAGCTTTGCAATACGATCATATTCCATTGTCGGCCCAATTAAATTTGGGCTTACGTGGTTTAGAGCTTGATGTATATCATGACCCGGAGGGCGGCCATTACACAAACCCAAAAGGCTTAAGTATAGTAAAGGCAGCGGGTAAAGAACCTATCCCCTATGATGTAGAAAAAAAACTCGAGGCACCAGGGCTCAAAATGTTCCATGTGCAGGATGTTGATTTTAGGAGCCATCAGTTGGTTTTCAAAGATGCATTAAAAGAATTGAAAAAATGGTCACAGGAACATGAAGGGCACACTCCGGTCATCATCACGATAAATGCCAAGGATGCTGAGGTACCACTTACCCGAAAGCCCCTGCCTTTTACTGCGGAAGCTTTGCTCACTATTGACGAAGAAATTCGCGAGGTATTTGAGCAAAAAAGTTTAATAACGCCAGACCTGATCACAGGGGATTTTGAAAACCTGGAGCAAGCGGTACTTACTAAAGGCTGGCCATCCTTAAAGGAGCTCAAAAACCGGTTTCTATTTGTTTTGGACGAGGGGGATGAAAAAACAGATGCCTATCTATCCAATTTTTCTAATCTACACGGGGCGGTACTTTTTGTAGATAAAGAGGAAGGAAATCCCAATGCTGGTTTCAAAATCCTTAATGATCCAATCAAGGATTTCAACAAAATAGAAAAATTGGTGAAACTGGGTTATATGGTTCGTACGCGTGCCGATGCTGATACTAAGGAAGCACGGAACAATGACTATACCAGGTTTGAAAAGGCCAAAGCTTCTGGCGCGCAGGTAATCACCACAGATTACTATCTCCCGAGCCAATATTTTGATTCTGACTTCAAGATTATTTTTGATAATGGCGGTTATGAGAAAAGCATTCAGGATTAG
- a CDS encoding alkaline phosphatase: MKLLSLRLLLLLGFFSISVVAQKNYKIHSHNDYGQDFPFWKAYVSGASSIEIDVFLQHRKLYVTHAEEEISPEKTIENLYLDPLSKLAKSGKLRKVQILVDIKSDARKTLEKLVKIVKNRPELAENNNLRFVISGNRPQPSEYKNYPDFIHFDHQYLENLTTIALEKIALVSVNFKDFSVWNGLGRMTETDLARVKNAIAQAHSVHKPFRFWGAPDTETAWSRFAELGIDFINTDHPVRASQYLETLDSRKFQLQQKIPIYHPHFAYAEDDKPKNVVLLIGDGNGLSQISSAMIANGGALTLTQLKTLGLIKTFSFDDLVTDSAAGGTAMATGAKTNNRAIGTDPSGKPLKNITETLSAHGFLNGVMTTDKITGATPSTFYAHVPERDDSATILKDLAKSKIDFFVSAGANDFDAIHQDFERKKLADITDFSKRTAVFLSENDLDTASKRGTIFPEHVKKVLQTLENQEKPYFLMIEAAKIDSNGHNNNVSGIVEEMLDFDQAIAEVLKVADKNENTLVVITADHETSGFGILQGSLKNGELKGDFLTNDHTATMVPLFAYGPQSGLFQGVFENTEIHNKIIQALQIEVAKK, encoded by the coding sequence ATGAAATTATTGTCTTTACGTTTACTCCTACTTCTTGGTTTTTTTTCAATTTCTGTGGTTGCCCAGAAAAATTACAAAATTCATTCCCACAATGATTATGGGCAGGATTTTCCTTTTTGGAAAGCTTATGTGAGCGGCGCATCTTCCATAGAGATTGACGTCTTTTTACAGCATAGAAAACTGTACGTTACCCATGCCGAGGAAGAGATCTCGCCTGAAAAAACCATTGAGAATCTGTATCTCGATCCGCTGTCTAAACTGGCTAAAAGTGGTAAATTAAGGAAGGTTCAGATACTGGTGGATATCAAATCTGATGCGCGTAAAACGCTTGAAAAACTGGTTAAAATAGTCAAAAACCGACCAGAATTGGCAGAAAATAACAACCTTCGCTTTGTTATTTCCGGGAATCGCCCACAACCTTCCGAATATAAAAATTATCCAGATTTTATCCATTTTGACCATCAGTACCTTGAAAATTTAACGACCATTGCTTTAGAGAAAATAGCATTGGTAAGTGTTAATTTCAAGGATTTTTCGGTCTGGAACGGACTGGGACGCATGACCGAAACCGATCTGGCACGGGTCAAAAATGCTATCGCGCAGGCGCACTCCGTTCATAAACCCTTCCGGTTTTGGGGTGCGCCAGATACTGAAACAGCATGGAGCCGTTTTGCCGAACTTGGCATCGATTTTATAAATACAGATCACCCGGTCAGGGCTTCACAATACCTTGAAACCCTGGATAGCAGAAAATTTCAGCTTCAGCAAAAAATCCCTATTTACCATCCACACTTTGCATACGCTGAAGATGACAAACCGAAAAATGTGGTACTCCTCATAGGCGACGGCAACGGCCTGAGTCAGATTTCTTCGGCAATGATCGCAAATGGCGGCGCATTGACGTTAACGCAGCTCAAAACCCTGGGATTGATAAAAACCTTTTCTTTTGACGATCTGGTCACTGATTCTGCGGCCGGGGGAACGGCAATGGCCACGGGTGCAAAAACCAATAACCGTGCGATTGGCACTGATCCTTCCGGAAAACCGCTCAAAAATATCACCGAAACCCTTTCTGCCCACGGGTTTTTAAACGGAGTGATGACCACAGACAAAATCACCGGCGCCACACCTTCCACTTTTTATGCGCATGTGCCAGAACGCGACGACAGCGCGACGATTTTAAAGGATTTAGCGAAGAGCAAAATTGATTTTTTTGTTTCGGCAGGCGCTAATGATTTTGATGCTATTCATCAGGATTTTGAGCGCAAAAAACTTGCTGATATTACGGATTTCAGCAAGAGAACGGCAGTTTTTCTTTCCGAAAATGATCTGGATACGGCTTCAAAACGCGGTACTATCTTTCCGGAACATGTCAAAAAAGTGCTCCAAACACTGGAAAATCAGGAGAAACCTTACTTTTTGATGATAGAAGCGGCAAAAATAGACAGCAACGGCCATAACAATAATGTAAGCGGCATTGTTGAAGAAATGCTCGATTTTGATCAGGCGATCGCCGAAGTTTTAAAGGTGGCCGATAAAAACGAAAATACGCTGGTCGTGATTACCGCAGATCATGAAACTTCCGGCTTTGGTATTTTGCAGGGCAGCCTTAAAAATGGCGAACTAAAAGGCGATTTTCTCACCAATGATCACACTGCTACCATGGTTCCGCTTTTTGCCTATGGTCCACAGTCCGGACTTTTTCAAGGGGTTTTTGAAAATACCGAAATCCATAACAAAATTATTCAGGCCTTACAAATAGAAGTAGCTAAAAAGTAA
- a CDS encoding RagB/SusD family nutrient uptake outer membrane protein: MKNKILSRGLPLFLLFLALFGCTSLEEEVLDESLTGTGQAEVVSGSLAPVYGLLRNVWLHTVNFGLQEVSSDEAILPYRGGTDWYDGGKFIAVHQHLMTPSNSLIGDSWTNITLTLSRAVLATERLRPEVENGDVAAQAALYEMIAMKAYLNMLALDNWGLVFKKETSDEISEILRGQDAISYVESELLSVVDVINSDNGPGRFTKDAVSALLARLYLNAAVYRDPYGTPEFSQNDMDKVIQYTSTIIDGSHSLSEEYFDLFNDDNNSNPELIFALDQRGALETEHSRWAYWSISGDLIPRPEVPSSRGTDAVSATPDFYQTWVDAYGPVDPAVADGRFFQENINIPEELKNLDGINPKNDSLHFYCVDADSFEINRGILRDTIWGPRKDDNGNILMCDEGKVRIYPVINKRSSNSPTPVYVDHTLQVDFTDAGSLHNTGYRFSKYQFSHTATNCCSYSSVDLVLIRLGEIYLMRAEAKLRNGDQAGALADVNTLRSSRTARPEQTPDAFSSIDLDILFRETGFELYWEGFRRNYQIRFGKYEDNWTGKTDADVSKRLFPIPQKAMDGASSEQGYLVQNRGY, translated from the coding sequence ATGAAAAATAAAATTTTAAGCAGAGGCCTACCCCTATTCCTGTTGTTTCTGGCACTTTTTGGCTGTACTTCATTAGAAGAAGAAGTTCTTGATGAATCCCTTACCGGAACCGGACAAGCGGAAGTGGTTAGTGGATCTTTGGCACCAGTCTATGGTTTGCTTCGTAATGTATGGTTGCATACGGTTAATTTCGGTCTTCAGGAAGTTTCCTCTGATGAGGCCATTCTTCCCTATCGTGGCGGGACAGACTGGTATGATGGCGGTAAGTTTATTGCCGTACACCAGCATCTTATGACACCTAGCAATAGCCTTATAGGAGATTCCTGGACAAATATAACCTTAACGCTTTCCAGGGCGGTCCTTGCAACAGAACGTTTAAGACCTGAGGTTGAAAATGGTGACGTGGCAGCGCAAGCGGCGCTTTATGAGATGATTGCGATGAAAGCTTATCTTAACATGTTAGCATTAGACAATTGGGGTCTTGTTTTCAAAAAAGAGACTTCAGATGAAATATCCGAAATTTTAAGGGGTCAGGACGCCATTTCCTATGTGGAAAGCGAACTATTATCTGTTGTAGATGTAATAAATAGCGATAATGGCCCTGGAAGATTTACAAAAGATGCGGTAAGCGCGCTGCTGGCACGCCTCTATTTAAATGCCGCAGTATATCGCGATCCCTATGGTACGCCGGAATTTAGTCAAAATGACATGGATAAGGTAATTCAATATACCAGCACTATTATTGATGGTTCTCATTCCCTTTCAGAAGAATATTTTGATTTATTCAACGATGATAACAACAGTAATCCTGAACTTATTTTTGCACTTGACCAGAGAGGTGCGCTCGAGACGGAGCATAGTAGATGGGCCTATTGGTCAATTTCCGGTGATCTAATTCCAAGGCCTGAAGTTCCCAGTTCGCGAGGTACAGATGCAGTATCTGCTACTCCAGATTTTTACCAAACCTGGGTAGATGCCTACGGCCCTGTTGATCCTGCGGTTGCTGATGGGCGTTTCTTTCAGGAGAATATTAATATTCCTGAGGAACTCAAAAATTTAGATGGAATAAACCCTAAGAATGATTCGCTCCATTTCTATTGTGTGGATGCTGATAGTTTTGAAATAAACAGAGGGATACTTCGTGATACGATCTGGGGACCCAGAAAAGACGACAACGGTAATATCCTAATGTGCGATGAGGGAAAGGTTCGAATATATCCTGTCATCAATAAAAGAAGTAGTAATTCCCCCACTCCTGTATATGTGGATCATACCCTTCAGGTAGATTTTACAGATGCGGGCAGCTTGCACAATACGGGTTATAGGTTTTCTAAATATCAATTTAGCCATACTGCAACCAACTGTTGCTCGTATAGCAGCGTTGATTTGGTCTTGATCCGTTTAGGGGAAATCTATTTAATGCGTGCTGAGGCCAAATTGAGAAATGGCGATCAGGCTGGAGCCCTTGCAGATGTAAATACCTTAAGATCTTCAAGAACGGCCCGCCCAGAGCAAACCCCAGATGCTTTTAGTTCCATTGACCTTGATATTTTGTTCCGTGAAACGGGATTTGAATTGTATTGGGAAGGATTTAGAAGAAATTATCAGATCCGCTTTGGCAAATATGAGGATAACTGGACAGGGAAAACCGATGCCGATGTGAGCAAGCGACTGTTCCCCATTCCTCAAAAAGCAATGGATGGAGCGTCTAGCGAACAGGGTTATTTAGTTCAAAACAGAGGATATTAA
- a CDS encoding metallophosphoesterase family protein, translated as MTRLFLLVSMFWLPVIYAQKSVNLKVAFVSDIHFQDNYAAYEDFEGLPIEGGSKMAKIRTMAAQLHSTRLFNENYFALRATLDAIAARGIKLVALPGDYTDDGQLIHVKGLAKILKEYTEKYDISFFITTGNHDPVGPFLTEAGKTDFLGKNGKNQPIFSKKGLHKEDFIRENPVVIETGLAKSGYKEIFGNLKDFGFFPQKRYLYWETPFSKYTEANYSFKKAKKAAKIDKRSYKIAENLQIPDASYLVEPVAGLWLLAIDGNSYILQEKDEEQSFSSASVGYNQTIDQKKHLFKWIESVAERARKNGKKLIAFSHYPAVDFNDNASAEIEGLLGENKWQLERVPEEKIAKTLANADVKLHVAGHMHINDTGLRTYENGDFIVNIQTPSLGAYIPAYKILTFKGSKELEVQTIPVTDVPRFDEFFPLYKMEHEFLTQNELPVWDNTILESKNYLEFTTAHLKNLVQLRFLPEDWPAEFQHFLIEKTGEELLAIAGTNTEDLNLKAKNSIAIKTSEKPLKSSKNTPFSSDFDSWTGFDMVFDFYRLRSADVLAKPYIGAQRLEQYRQLQEKVLKNQRLKNAPESSNAHKLWLFMSIFKKFMNGQPADHFKIDLDTGAVVPLEN; from the coding sequence ATGACGCGATTATTTTTATTAGTATCCATGTTTTGGTTACCGGTTATTTACGCACAGAAAAGTGTAAATCTAAAAGTCGCCTTTGTCTCAGATATCCATTTTCAGGATAATTACGCAGCGTATGAAGATTTTGAGGGCTTGCCCATAGAAGGCGGTTCAAAAATGGCGAAGATCAGGACTATGGCCGCGCAATTACATTCTACGCGCCTTTTCAACGAGAATTATTTTGCACTGCGCGCCACGCTTGATGCCATTGCAGCGAGGGGAATAAAACTGGTTGCGCTGCCCGGTGATTATACAGATGATGGCCAACTTATACATGTCAAAGGACTGGCAAAAATCTTAAAAGAATATACCGAAAAGTACGACATTTCCTTTTTTATAACCACCGGCAATCACGATCCTGTAGGACCTTTTTTAACCGAAGCCGGTAAAACCGATTTTCTCGGAAAAAACGGTAAAAACCAACCAATTTTCAGCAAAAAAGGACTTCATAAAGAAGATTTTATTAGGGAAAATCCGGTAGTGATCGAAACAGGTTTGGCAAAATCCGGGTACAAGGAAATCTTTGGGAATTTGAAGGATTTTGGTTTTTTTCCGCAGAAGCGGTATTTGTACTGGGAAACGCCATTTTCGAAGTATACGGAAGCAAATTACAGCTTTAAAAAGGCGAAAAAAGCAGCAAAAATTGACAAAAGAAGCTATAAAATAGCCGAAAATCTACAAATTCCGGATGCTTCTTACCTTGTGGAACCGGTAGCGGGTTTGTGGTTGCTGGCGATAGATGGGAATTCCTACATTCTACAGGAAAAAGATGAAGAGCAGTCTTTTAGTAGCGCGAGCGTGGGCTATAATCAAACTATAGATCAGAAAAAACATCTTTTTAAATGGATTGAAAGCGTAGCGGAACGAGCCCGAAAAAATGGTAAAAAACTCATCGCTTTCAGTCATTATCCCGCAGTGGATTTTAACGACAATGCCTCGGCAGAAATTGAAGGATTGTTAGGGGAAAATAAGTGGCAACTGGAGCGCGTCCCGGAGGAGAAAATTGCGAAAACCCTGGCAAATGCCGATGTAAAACTGCATGTAGCCGGGCATATGCATATTAATGATACCGGTTTGAGAACCTATGAAAACGGGGATTTTATAGTAAATATCCAGACGCCGTCCCTAGGCGCGTATATTCCCGCTTATAAAATACTTACGTTCAAGGGATCAAAAGAACTGGAGGTGCAAACTATTCCTGTTACTGATGTTCCGCGCTTTGATGAATTTTTTCCTTTATATAAGATGGAACATGAATTTCTGACTCAGAACGAACTTCCGGTGTGGGACAATACGATTCTAGAAAGTAAAAATTATCTTGAATTTACTACCGCTCATTTGAAAAACCTGGTCCAATTGCGGTTTCTTCCGGAAGACTGGCCAGCGGAATTTCAGCACTTTCTGATCGAAAAAACAGGAGAAGAACTACTTGCAATCGCCGGTACAAATACTGAAGATCTAAACTTAAAAGCTAAAAATTCCATAGCGATAAAAACCTCGGAAAAACCACTAAAATCGAGTAAAAACACTCCTTTTTCAAGCGATTTTGATTCCTGGACGGGCTTTGATATGGTATTTGATTTTTACCGTTTGCGTAGCGCGGACGTGTTGGCTAAACCTTACATTGGCGCGCAGCGGCTTGAGCAGTACCGGCAGCTTCAAGAGAAAGTTTTAAAAAATCAGCGTTTAAAAAATGCCCCGGAAAGCTCAAATGCCCATAAACTTTGGTTGTTTATGAGCATTTTTAAAAAGTTTATGAACGGCCAGCCGGCAGATCATTTTAAAATTGATCTTGATACCGGCGCTGTAGTGCCATTAGAAAATTGA
- a CDS encoding SusC/RagA family TonB-linked outer membrane protein has protein sequence MRLKTFTLFPRLVCCGLFTLNCTFLTANHIPEPKGDFIILDSNQGIQQVVTGTVTDDDGLPLPGATIKVSGTSRGATTDFDGNFSIEATIGDILEISYVGFKTTALTLTNQQTLTIQLQTDASELNEVVVVGYGTQKRADVTGAISSVNTEEFNKGVVTNPVELLQGKMAGVNIAANSGEPGASQNVVIRGVGSLRSGTQPLYVVDGFLLDNSSMGVATNPLNFLNPNDIQSIDVLKDASATAVYGSRASNGVVVITTKKGKKGRTEMNFSASTALSNLSKKIDVFNADEFRRQVVAIGGTLEDFDGNTDWQDELTQTGVSKNFNFSMRGANEDKLSYYASLGAQDQEGILKNSELKRYSGKLNMTQKAFEGKLTVDYNLTASRTENLRPSINSTISDMLNLNPTIPAYTDGEPTLLNTNALNPLKRYDLFSDKAINNRILANISPSVEIADGLVYKLNLGVDYSATNRYQQYKPYTLVVNESNISEGTLDASINTNSNELIENTLTYNWNREVHALSLLAGHSFQKFFDETRISTYRGFASNNVDPIYQDHTSTDVYPTAVNSSAVKNELQSFFGRANYIFDDRYLVTATLRADGSSKFGENNKYGYFPSFALGWNISNERFMENSTFDNLKLRASWGQTGNQEIPSKITQASFSEDRLITGGGSLNTYPIGANGNSIDGYPYGIVFTRLANPDLQWEVSTQVDLGIDFTLLDYRLSGTLDYFNKKSSNILLEVVPADPVEPTSTYWNNIPDMEIVNQGLELALDYKSDTNRDFSYTIGGNITYIQNKVQKSPYAVLTTGEAQGAGQTGATINGYINDEAIGSFYMFQFDGIGADGLNSFRDVNGDGAILDDDRSVVGSAIPKYIYGFYLNFKYDAFNLDFNFNGVKGNKVYNHTAMSLFSKTQLARSNNATDFAIQYPNESLTNANTVSTRFLESGSFLRLNNATLSYNLNSDKIGWENTFQNIRFSLTGQNLFVITDYSGFDPEVNTGSTAGGIQTFGVDYYTYPKARTILLGLDLTF, from the coding sequence ATGCGATTGAAAACTTTTACACTATTCCCCAGGCTAGTCTGTTGCGGCCTGTTCACCCTTAATTGTACTTTTTTAACGGCGAATCATATCCCCGAACCAAAAGGGGATTTTATTATTCTTGATTCTAATCAAGGTATACAACAGGTAGTTACCGGTACGGTTACAGATGATGATGGTCTACCCCTGCCAGGAGCTACTATAAAAGTAAGCGGTACCAGCCGCGGAGCGACCACAGATTTTGATGGAAATTTCAGTATAGAAGCTACTATAGGTGATATTCTTGAAATATCTTATGTGGGTTTCAAAACCACAGCGCTTACCCTTACGAATCAACAAACGCTAACTATCCAACTGCAAACAGATGCTTCTGAACTTAATGAAGTTGTGGTCGTAGGTTATGGTACACAGAAAAGAGCAGACGTAACTGGCGCTATTTCTTCGGTAAATACTGAAGAGTTCAACAAAGGGGTGGTTACCAATCCGGTTGAACTGCTACAGGGAAAAATGGCCGGTGTCAACATTGCAGCAAACAGTGGTGAGCCCGGTGCTTCACAAAATGTTGTGATCAGGGGGGTAGGTAGTTTGCGTTCTGGCACACAGCCACTTTATGTGGTAGACGGTTTTTTGCTCGACAACTCTTCTATGGGTGTGGCCACAAATCCCCTTAACTTTTTAAATCCTAACGATATTCAGAGTATTGATGTTTTAAAAGATGCCAGTGCCACTGCGGTGTATGGTTCCCGGGCGTCAAATGGGGTTGTTGTTATTACTACTAAAAAGGGCAAAAAAGGAAGAACCGAAATGAATTTTTCGGCTTCAACTGCTTTGTCTAACCTCTCGAAAAAAATTGATGTGTTCAATGCGGATGAATTCCGAAGGCAGGTAGTGGCCATCGGTGGAACTTTAGAGGATTTTGATGGAAACACAGACTGGCAGGACGAACTTACCCAGACCGGTGTTTCCAAAAATTTCAATTTCTCGATGCGGGGAGCTAATGAAGATAAACTTTCTTATTACGCCTCCCTGGGAGCTCAGGATCAGGAGGGAATTTTAAAAAACAGTGAACTAAAGCGCTACTCGGGCAAGTTGAATATGACTCAAAAAGCCTTTGAGGGAAAATTGACCGTAGACTATAACCTAACTGCCTCACGCACCGAGAATTTACGACCTAGCATAAATTCCACCATAAGTGATATGCTTAATTTAAATCCCACAATTCCCGCGTATACAGACGGCGAACCCACACTATTGAATACAAATGCGCTCAATCCTTTGAAGCGATATGATTTGTTTAGCGATAAGGCCATCAACAACCGTATTCTGGCAAACATTTCTCCATCTGTTGAAATAGCTGACGGACTTGTCTATAAATTAAATCTGGGTGTGGATTACTCTGCAACAAACAGATATCAGCAGTATAAACCGTACACTCTGGTGGTTAATGAATCTAACATTTCCGAGGGAACGCTAGACGCAAGTATCAATACTAACAGTAACGAACTCATAGAAAATACGCTTACCTATAATTGGAACAGAGAGGTGCATGCGCTAAGTTTATTGGCCGGACATTCCTTCCAGAAATTTTTTGATGAGACAAGAATTTCCACATACAGAGGTTTTGCAAGTAATAATGTAGATCCTATTTATCAGGATCATACCAGTACAGATGTATATCCTACTGCGGTTAATTCTTCTGCAGTTAAAAATGAATTACAATCCTTTTTTGGAAGAGCCAACTACATTTTTGACGATAGATACCTGGTCACAGCTACATTACGGGCAGACGGCTCTTCAAAATTCGGGGAAAATAACAAATATGGTTATTTCCCATCTTTTGCACTGGGGTGGAACATTAGTAACGAACGTTTTATGGAAAACTCAACTTTTGACAATTTAAAGCTGCGTGCAAGTTGGGGACAAACCGGTAATCAAGAGATCCCATCAAAGATTACACAAGCTAGTTTTTCCGAAGATAGGTTAATAACCGGCGGTGGCAGTCTCAATACCTATCCCATAGGCGCAAACGGAAACTCTATTGACGGTTATCCATACGGTATTGTCTTTACCCGTCTAGCAAATCCTGATTTACAATGGGAAGTGTCTACACAAGTTGATTTAGGTATTGATTTTACTTTACTTGATTACAGACTGAGCGGTACTTTGGATTATTTTAATAAGAAGTCTTCTAATATCCTTCTAGAGGTTGTTCCTGCAGATCCCGTTGAGCCTACCTCAACATATTGGAACAATATTCCTGATATGGAAATCGTCAACCAGGGTTTAGAACTGGCACTGGATTATAAAAGCGACACCAATCGGGATTTTTCATACACTATAGGCGGTAACATTACTTATATTCAGAATAAGGTTCAAAAATCGCCTTATGCGGTACTAACAACGGGAGAAGCTCAAGGTGCTGGTCAGACGGGAGCCACCATTAACGGCTATATCAATGACGAAGCCATAGGCTCTTTTTATATGTTCCAGTTTGATGGTATAGGTGCAGACGGCCTCAATTCATTTAGGGATGTAAATGGCGATGGTGCTATTTTAGATGATGACCGAAGTGTGGTGGGAAGTGCGATCCCAAAATATATTTATGGCTTCTATTTAAATTTCAAATACGATGCCTTCAATCTGGATTTCAATTTTAACGGTGTAAAAGGAAATAAGGTCTACAACCATACGGCCATGTCCCTTTTCAGTAAGACACAGTTGGCACGATCGAATAATGCGACCGACTTTGCGATACAATACCCCAATGAATCCTTGACCAATGCAAACACCGTTTCCACACGGTTCTTAGAGAGCGGTTCTTTTTTAAGGTTAAACAACGCTACGCTATCCTACAACTTAAATTCAGATAAAATAGGTTGGGAAAACACTTTTCAGAATATTCGGTTTTCATTAACAGGTCAAAATCTATTTGTGATCACAGATTATTCCGGCTTTGATCCCGAAGTGAATACAGGATCTACCGCAGGGGGTATTCAAACCTTTGGCGTTGATTATTACACCTATCCCAAAGCAAGAACCATCCTATTAGGTCTTGATCTTACATTCTAA
- a CDS encoding DUF421 domain-containing protein, translated as MEKLYDISLLGVCTILLSTLGIYLSVIILTRICGKRSFSKMSSFDFAMTVAVGSIIATTALSSSVSLVEGAVGLTSVYVLQIAAAFIRRNDKIQSLMDNTPLLLMDGQVILTENLRKARVTEGDLRSCLRAANVKQLSEVKAVVFETTGDISVLHAEKDMDLDLWLMQGVDRS; from the coding sequence ATGGAAAAACTTTATGATATTTCCCTCTTAGGGGTTTGCACAATACTTTTAAGCACGCTGGGAATTTACCTATCGGTCATCATTTTGACACGTATTTGCGGAAAAAGAAGTTTTTCAAAAATGTCAAGTTTTGATTTTGCCATGACCGTCGCAGTGGGTTCTATAATAGCCACGACCGCACTTTCTTCTAGTGTAAGTCTGGTGGAAGGCGCCGTGGGACTTACAAGCGTGTACGTTTTACAGATCGCTGCCGCATTTATCAGAAGAAATGACAAGATTCAATCTTTGATGGACAATACGCCCTTGCTCCTTATGGACGGCCAGGTAATCCTTACCGAAAACCTGCGCAAAGCACGGGTGACCGAAGGGGATTTGCGCAGCTGCCTTAGAGCGGCAAATGTAAAGCAGCTCTCTGAAGTAAAAGCGGTTGTTTTTGAAACGACCGGCGACATTTCGGTATTGCATGCAGAAAAGGATATGGACCTTGATCTCTGGCTTATGCAAGGTGTAGACCGGTCCTGA